In the genome of Pseudomonas protegens, one region contains:
- a CDS encoding PAS domain-containing sensor histidine kinase, with protein sequence MSPAPDAAGQSSSVEQASRLGLEQAFALFNQMSSQLTDSYSMLEARVTELKGELAVVSAQRMQELAEKERLANRLQNLLDLLPGGVIVIDGQGIVSEANPAACDLLGLPLEGELWRNIIARSFAPREDDGHEISLRDGRRLSIATRSLDAEPGQLVLLNDLTETRHLQDQLARHERLSSLGKMVASLAHQIRTPLSAALLYASHLTEQELPLATHQRFAGRLKERLHELEHQVRDMLVFARGELPLTDRLSPKSLLQSLQAAAQTHVQDVAVRWQCDSHQGELLCNRDTLVGALLNLIENAVQASAGAARLKVHLYTRGDTLRLCISDSGSGIDAAVLERLGEPFFTTKANGTGLGLTVVKAVARAHQGELSLRSRPGRGTCALVTLPLFSSAHGVE encoded by the coding sequence ATGTCTCCTGCCCCCGATGCTGCGGGGCAATCGTCGTCCGTAGAGCAGGCAAGCCGGCTAGGTCTTGAGCAGGCCTTCGCCTTGTTCAACCAGATGTCGAGCCAACTTACTGACTCCTACAGCATGCTTGAGGCCAGGGTGACCGAGCTCAAGGGCGAGTTGGCCGTGGTCAGCGCCCAGCGCATGCAGGAGCTGGCGGAAAAAGAGCGCCTGGCCAACCGTCTGCAGAATCTTCTCGACCTGTTGCCGGGTGGCGTCATCGTCATCGACGGCCAGGGCATCGTCAGCGAAGCCAACCCGGCGGCGTGTGACCTTCTGGGCTTGCCCCTGGAAGGGGAGCTGTGGCGCAACATCATCGCCCGCAGTTTTGCGCCCCGTGAGGACGACGGTCATGAAATTTCCCTGCGCGACGGTCGGCGCCTGTCGATTGCCACCCGTTCGCTGGATGCCGAGCCCGGGCAACTGGTGTTGCTCAACGACTTGACTGAAACCCGCCATCTGCAGGATCAACTGGCTCGTCACGAGCGCCTGTCCTCCCTGGGTAAGATGGTCGCCTCCCTGGCGCACCAGATTCGCACCCCCCTCTCGGCAGCCTTGTTGTATGCCAGTCACCTCACCGAACAGGAGTTGCCACTGGCCACCCATCAGCGGTTCGCTGGGCGGCTCAAAGAGCGCTTGCATGAGCTGGAGCATCAGGTGCGCGACATGCTGGTATTCGCCCGTGGCGAATTGCCCCTGACCGATCGCCTGTCCCCCAAGTCGCTACTGCAGTCGTTGCAGGCGGCGGCCCAGACCCACGTCCAGGATGTTGCCGTGCGCTGGCAGTGCGACAGTCATCAAGGGGAATTGCTGTGCAATCGCGACACCCTGGTCGGTGCCTTGCTCAATCTGATCGAAAACGCCGTGCAGGCCAGTGCGGGCGCGGCGCGGCTCAAAGTGCATCTGTATACCCGCGGCGACACCCTCAGGTTGTGTATCAGTGACAGTGGCAGCGGCATAGACGCTGCGGTTCTGGAGCGCTTGGGCGAGCCGTTTTTCACCACCAAGGCCAATGGCACCGGGCTTGGCCTGACGGTGGTCAAGGCGGTGGCCCGTGCTCATCAGGGAGAATTGTCCCTGCGTTCGCGTCCTGGGCGCGGTACTTGTGCGCTGGTGACACTGCCTCTGTTCTCCAGTGCTCATGGAGTGGAGTGA